From a single Candoia aspera isolate rCanAsp1 chromosome 10, rCanAsp1.hap2, whole genome shotgun sequence genomic region:
- the LOC134503531 gene encoding adenosine receptor A1-like has protein sequence MDIGFVVLEGILAIAIITINLLVCVTIYLHKELRCITNYLIVSLAVADLGVGALAIPFSMVLSMEYTLCFYTCLFLTCFPLVTTQFSILLLLVIAINTHLKIKLPNSYTTHVKKRWVVIIVVFCWLLSLLIGLSPMMGWNRFQQYGEASNKTMAISFHSERAFFVLVIQDKPSGHFLSEAYQDQENLSYSDSQIEHLGRCSFTSIFSPEYLVYFIFFTCTLLPLAAMLGIYADIFRVVRDHFRSQPLWPAKKKEMQMACTLLLLVGVFFICWIPLHMIYCVQLLCPSCEQYESLEHLAVLLSHLNSLANPLVYALRKKDLGLALRSVFLYRVLRWPSMKTCCGPGPKVHPQA, from the exons ATGGATATTGGTTTTGTGGTTCTTGAGGGTATCCTGGCCATAGCCATTATCACCATCAACCTGCTAGTGTGTGTCACCATCTATCTGCACAAGGAACTGAGATGCATCACCAACTATCTGATTGTCTCCTTGGCGGTGGCTGACCTTGGTGTGGGAGCTTTAGCCATCCCCTTCTCCATGGTGCTCAGCATGGAGTACACCCTGTGCTTCTACACCTGTCTCTTCCTCACTTGCTTCCCACTAGTCACCACTCAGTTCTCTATCCTCCTCTTGTTGGTGATTGCCATCAATACCCACCTGAAGATCAAGCTGCCCAACAG CTACACCACGCATGTGAAGAAGCGCTGGGTGGTGATCATCGTGGTCTTCTGCTGGTTGCTGTCACTGTTAATAGGCCTCTCCCCAATGATGGGATGGAATCGCTTTCAGCAATACGGGGAGGCCAGTAACAAGACAATGGCTATCAGTTTCCACTCAGAGAGAGCTTTCTTTGTTTTAGTAATCCAGGATAAACCTTCTGGACACTTTCTCTCTGAAGCCTATCAAGATCAAGAGAATCTGAGCTACAGTGACAGTCAAATTGAACACTTGGGTCGCTGTTCTTTCACCTCCATTTTTAGTCCTGAGTATCTGGTTTACTTCATTTTCTTTACCTGCACTTTGTTGCCCTTGGCAGCCATGCTGGGTATCTATGCTGACATCTTTCGAGTAGTCCGAGACCATTTCCGGTCACAGCCTCTTTGGCCAgccaagaaaaaggaaatgcagaTGGCCTGTACCCTTCTGCTCTTGGTCGGTGTCTTTTTCATTTGCTGGATTCCACTGCATATGATCTACTGTGTCCAGCTCCTGTGTCCTAGCTGTGAACAGTATGAGTCACTGGAGCACCTGGCTGTGTTGCTCTCTCACCTGAACTCTTTGGCCAACCCACTGGTCTATGCTTTGAGGAAGAAAGACTTAGGGCTGGCCCTCCGATCTGTGTTCCTGTACCGAGTCTTGCGCTGGCCCTCCATGAAGACCTGCTGTGGTCCTGGTCCCAAAGTCCATCCTCAGGCCTGA